ATAATGAATAATTATTATCTTTCATTTCTTGCCTTTTACTGACTGACAACTATTATCCCGAACTGGGGTTAATAAGTTTTAGAATTGATTAAGGAAGCGTAAATCGCTGTTGTATAAACGACGAATATCATCAATTTTATGGAGAATCATGGCAAATCTTTCTACTCCCAAACCCGCAGCGAAGCCACTATATTCCTCTGGATCATAGCCTACTGCTTTGAGAACGTTGGGGTCAACCATTCCACACCCCATCACTTCTAACCATTTACCCTGCCACTGCACATCCACCTCTGCGGATGGTTCGGTAAAAGGGAAATAACTGGCTCGGAAAACCGTGGGTAAGTCATCCCCGAACATCTGTCTCAAAAACTCTTTGATAGTACCTTTTAAGTCTGTGAAAGTCAGATTTTTACCAATGGCTAAAACTTCGATTTGGTGAAATACGGCGGAGTGGGTAGCATCAACGGTATCACGGCGATACACTCTCCCCGGGGCAATGATACGAATGGGGGGTTCGTTTTGTTCCATATAACGAATTTGTACGGAGGAGGTGTGGGTGCGTAGAAGGCTACCATCTCCGAAATAAAAGGTATCTTGCATATCCCTGGCAGGATGTTCGGGGGGGGTATTGAGGGCTTCAAAATTGTAGTAGTCGCTTTCAATTTGAGGGCCTTGGGCGACGGTATAACCCAAGCCGACAAATATATCAATTACCCTGTCAATGGTACTTTGCAGAGGGTGAGATTTTCCGAGGGGTTTACTTACCCCCGGCATAGTAACATCAATGGTTTCAGAGGCAATTTGAGCCTGAATTTGTTGTTTTTGTAAGGTTTCTTGTTGTTGACTGAGGCTATCTTGGATTTTTTCTTTGATTTGGTTGGCAACGGCACCGATTACAGGGCGCATTTCTGGGGCGAGTTTACCCATGCCTTTGAGGATTAGGGATAGTTCTCCTTTTTTTCCAAGATAGGCGACTCTTAATTCTTCTAGTTTTTTTAAATTATCACTATGGGCGATCGCACTTTGGGCTTCTTGTTCAAGGGTTTGTAATTGAATTTCGATTTCTGTTGCCATCTTTTTCATTATTCAGGGGTCGTTAATTTATTATTACCCAAAAATCACCCCAATCAAAGTAACTTTTTCATATAATTACCCCACAACAAAGCCGCCTGTCCACTACTGCCTCTGGTGGGGGAATTATCATCATTACCCAACCATACCCCTGTGGTCAGATCATCTTGAGGACTATAACCAATAAACCATAAATCAATACCTTGGGAATTAGTTCCTGTTTTGCCCCCTTCTCCACGCCCTAAACTAGCACTTCTCCCAGTGCCTGAAGTCACCACCCTTTGGAGCATCTGGTGCATGGTTTGAGCCACTTGGGGAGTTATGGCAGAGGTACTTTCATGACCCCCTTGATTAAAACGATATACTTCCCTACAGGTGGTCGGTTGATCCACATTTTCGCAATCCCTACCATCCCGAATCACCTTGATAGCATGGGGGCGATTCCATACCCCTTGATTCGGAATAGTTGCATAAGCCCCCGTCATTTCCAAGACATTCACCTCACTTTGTCCAAGGGCCAATCCCGGTACTGCATTGAGGGGGGAATTGATGCCCATTTTTTTAGCTGTTGCCACCACGTTTTGCAAACCCACATCTTGGGCAATGCGCAAAGCCACAGCATTTTCAGACAATGCCATCCCTTGATACATATCAATAGGGCCAGAAAAATTATTACAAGGGCGAAACTGTACCCCTTGCCATTGTAAAGCGGCACAGGAATAGGTTTTATTAGGGGATATACCTGCCTCTAGGGCTGCAGTGTAGGGAAATAGTTTAAAAGTAGATGCCGCCTGTCTTTGGGCTTGGGTTGCTCGATTAAATTGACTCTCTTGGAAATCTTTTCCCCCCACCAGTGCCACAATTTCTCCTGTTTTACTATTAATAGTGGCGATCGCCCCTTGACCAAAACGATACTGAGAACCATGACTATTGATATAATCCTTAAGAGTACCTTCGGCCTCCCGTTGATAATTAAAATTTAACCCCGTCTCAATAATAAAATCCCCCTCCTGCAACAAATCAGCCCCCAAAAGCATCCGCACCTCATCAAAAACATAACTATAAAAATAAGGAGCAATAATATTCGATAAAGTCTCCCGTGCTTCAGGGGTAATCTCAATGCGAGATCTTCTCGCACTACTCGCCTCATCCTCACTAATCATGCGCAAAGACAACATACGATTAATCACACGATTACGTAAACCTAACGCCGTATCATAATCTTGGACAGGATTATAAGCATTAGGTGCAGGTAAAATCGCCACCAAAGCCGCCGCCTCCTCAATAGAAACATCCCGAGCCGACTTACCAAAATAAAACCTCGCCGCATCCTCAAAACCATAAAGATTTATGCCCAAATATACCCGATTGAGATAAGCCCTCATGATTTCATCCTTACTATAAACCGCCTCCAACTTAGTCGCCACGATCATCTCTCGCACCTTACGCCCCAAAGTATTTTCTCTACCCACTTCAGGATATAAACTACGTGCCAACTGTTGAGTAAGGGTACTAGCACCCTGTCTGATGCCACTATCCCCCCGATTTATCAACACAGCCCTAACTACCCCCAAAGGATCAACCCCAAAATGCCAATAATAGCGAGTATCTTCCGAAGCAATCAATGCCTGTCTAAGATAAGGAGAAAAATCACTTAATCTATCCAACTCCCGATGGGGAGAAGAAATGCGAGGTGCAAGGGGCGTTACACCATCCTCTCCATATACCACCGTAGCCCCCGTATTTCCTTGGGGCATGGGATACACAGTATATCTTGACCAAGCAATGACAACGATGGCACAAATAAGTAACAAAACCCCTGTACTACCAAAAAGAGCATAACGCAAAATTAACAATAACTTTGAAGGGGGTTTATCAAAATATAACTCAATTACATCCTCTAACTCAGGGGGGCCTAGAGTTACCCTATCATTGTGCCGAAGAGTCACAGATTGATAACGCTTTTTACCAAAATAAATACCATTGGTTGACTGTAAATCCCTAACCCTAAATCGATTAGTTTTTTTATCCTTTTCAACCGCACAATGAATTTGACTAATAATCGGATTAGGGAGAATAATATCACAACTATTTTTATTCCTACCAATAATGTAACGTTCCCCCAAAAGTGGATATTCGTGGACTCTACCACTACTGCCATTTTTGAGCTTTATTTTGGGTACTGCCACATCTTTTTTGAGACGAGGCAAATTAAATTGGGCTTGAATAGTTTGTAATACTCCCGTTACCATTTTGTCTATGGTGGGGGGGGATGCAGGTTTTTTACCCATTTTGGTAAAGTGATAATTGGTACTAGATTGATGTGCTTCAGAGTAGTTTCTATTTTAACTTGAGTTAGGGATAATATTTTCTAGGGTCGGCAGGGAATGGGGAATGGTGCGATTCGTTGGGTGCTAATCAATTTTTTTTTGAGAACCACCCGTTCAGAACCTAGAAATCTGAATAACTAATGTCTCTTGAAGGTTAAATTCCTTCCATTGTACTGCCAATTGACTCTCTCTTCTACCTGCTTTGAAGTAACATCATCACGGTGGGAAGCTAGAAGAAAAGGGGATAGCAAGAAGCCGAATCTGGTAACTCCCCAAGGGTAGATGCTCATGGTTAAGAAATAAACTAAGAGGATTTGGTTCATCAGTTCCAAGTGGTTAAATCGGCTGATAAACCACAGACAAAATGTCAACGAGGACAGGTTTTTCAAATATGTTCCTTTGAAAACGCAGTCTCTAATTAATGGCTCCGGACTTCTTACCTCAACCTAAAAGCATCGTGAAAAGTGACATCGGAACGAAGTAACTCTAATTCTTCTCTTTTTGTAGATAAAAAGTAGTCAGATGTGAAGCGTAAGGGAATTAGAGAAGGATGTGATAAGAAGCCAATGCCTTAATGTAATGTTAAGGATATGCTGACGTATCACCCTCAGTCTAAGTAGAAGTTAAGTAACTTTTTCATAAGCCTTAGAACGTCAATTAATTAAATTGAGCGTAGGGATGTAGGGGTGAAAGTAACATCGAAAAGACGAGGAGAAGCCGTGTGAGGTGAAAGTCTCAAGCACGGTTTTGAAGGAGAGGTTTGAGAGGCGACTCTCAGATCGACTCTCTCACGGGAACAGGCAATGGTGATAATATTTTGAGTACAAGGCTATATCTATTTCATCCCTAACACCTGCAACCTGTAACCAGAAGCCTGAAATCTAAATTAATCATACTCAACCAAAGTAACCATAGGTACATCGGGCAAAAGACTACGACCATTTAAGCCCCTCAACTCCACCACAAAACCAAAACTGACCACATCACAACCAATACGAGTTAATAATTCTGACGTTGCCTTGGCGGTGCCTCCCGTGGCAATGACATCATCAACAATCATCACCCTAGCACCCTCTTGTACTGCATCCTGATGCACCTCTAGGGTATCAGTACCATATTCTAGGTCATACTCGATGGAATGCACCTGAGCAGGTAATTTTCCCTTTTTGCGTACAGGAATAAAACCTGCCCCCAACTGATATGCCAAAGCAGGGGCAAAAATAAACCCTCGAGACTCAATGCCCACAATATAATCGGGTTTATGATCAAGGCTGTGGCACTGATGAGTTAATCGATCAATAACATGGGTTAATCCTTGGGAATCTCTCAATAGGGTGGTAATATCTCGGAACATAATACCCGGTTTGGGAAAATCAGGTATATCTCTAATCAGTGCTTTTAAATCCATCGATCCATGAATTGATAAATAAATTGTTCACAGCAATTTTACATGAAAAAAGGGCTGATATATTCAGCCCTTTTGCTAATCGAAAATCAGTGAGGTTTATAGTTGAGGAATAAACTGTTCTTTTTCGGGAACTTCGGTGTATTCAGCCACAATCTGACGGAATTCTTCACCGTCAATGGTTTCTCTTTCGATTAAAAGATCCACGAGGCGATCGATTACTTCACGGTTATCTCTGACGATTTGACGAGCCAGTTTGTGACCATGTTCAGCAATCATCCGAATTTGATCATCAATGCGAGAAGCACTTTCTTCGGAATACTCAGCACGGTTCATGAAACCACCGCCGAGGAATACTTCTCCTCCTTGCCCTTCGAGGGATAGAGGACCCATATCACTCATACCAAAACGAGTAACCATCTGACGAGCCATCCCTGTAACCTGTTGCAAGTCTCCCCCTGCACCTGTGGTTACTTCATCATCACCGAATATTTCTTCTTCGGCGGCACGTCCACCCATAGCTCCAGCAATTCTTGCCATGAGTTGGGCTTTGGTGGTTAAGCCTTGTTCTTCGTTGGGGGTAAACCAGGTCAAACCTTGGGCTTGTCCACGGGGGATAAGGGTTACTTTTTGGACAGGATCATGATCTTTTAAGAGGGTACCGACGATGGCATGACCCACTTCATGATAAGCGATCAAGCGTTTACTTTTACTATCTACAAGGGGAGTACCTTCCATCCCTGCGATGACACGATCCACCGCATCATCGATTTCACTCATGGTGATTTCGGGTTTACGACGACGGGCGGTTAAAATGGCCGCTTCGTTGAGGAGGTTGGCGAGATCTGCACCGCTAAATCCGGGGGTACGACGGGCGATCGCCTCTATGGAAACCTCAGAGGACAATTTTTTGTTACGGGCATGGACATCTAACACCCCTAGACGACCTTTGAAATCGGGGGGATCTACCATTACCTGACGGTCAAAACGACCGGGACGCATCAAAGCAGAATCGAGCACATCGGCTCTGTTGGTAGCCGCAATAACGATAATACCAGTGTTACCCTCAAAACCATCCATTTCGGTGAGGAGTTGGTTTAAGGTTTGTTCCCTTTCATCGTTACCGCCACCGATACCAGCACCACGTTGACGGCCCACAGCGTCAATCTCATCGATGAAGATTAAACAAGGAGCATTTTCCTTCGCTTTTTTGAACAAATCACGAACACGGGAAGCACCCACACCCACAAACATTTCTACAAATTCAGAACCAGAAATGCTGAAGAAAGGAACTCCTGCCTCCCCGGCGATGGCCTTTGCCAACAAGGTTTTACCAGTCCCCGGAGGCCCTACAAGTAACACCCCTTTAGGAATACGAGCGCCCACAGCGGTGAATTTTTCAGGCTGTTTAAGGAAGGTTACAACTTCTTGTAATTCTTCTTTAGCTTCATCAATACCAGCCACATCATCAAACTTGATTCCAGTTTTGGCATCCATTTGGAAACGGGCTTTTGATTTACCAAAATTCATCGCCTGTCCAGGGCCGCCTGGCATATTGCTGGAGCGACGGAAAAGGAAAAATAAGGAAGCGATTAATAATACGGGGAATACTAAGTTACCCAAAATGCCCCAAATAGCGCCCTCGTTGCGGAGGGGGTGGGAATCAAAAGTAATGCCAGATTCTCTGAGTTTGCTAATTAACTCGGGGGAAGAGCCGGGTAAATCCACTCTTAATCTTTGAACCTGACGTAATTCAGGATCGATGGCTTCAACGATAGCAGTGCGTCCACCTTCGTATAAATCAACACTGCTAACTCTGCCTTTATCAATGTATTCTAAAAATCTACCATAGGTCATGCGGGTACTAGCAGTATTACCAGTATCGCTCATATTATTAGGAGCAAAACTGCCTTGCCAGAGGAAGAAACCCACCACGAGGAAGGGAATCGCCCACAATAGTATAGTTCGCCAAGGTGTTTTCATATTTTTTATAATCCTCTTTTAACGGTGAGAAAGTGCAGTTCACACTTCCTTTTAATGTTGTCTTTTATTTAATTATTAACAATAATAACAACTCTTTCTTAACTAAACTTAACATAATTCTCATCTTAAATGCAAAAATCCTTTAGGGGGGAAAACCACACCAATGGACAATTATTAACCTGAGTTCGGGATGAATTTTATAGTATTTATTAGTGCGGACGTAGCGTACTACGTCCCTACGTCCCTACGAAGAATATTTACATGGGGGAGGCGATGTCACCGACTCGGAAGCCAGAACCAGAAATAATGCGTCCTTCACTAGAACTTGAATCCACATCTTGAAGCTCGATAACTCCCACTTGATCTGTTACTCGGCGGATAACTTCCCCTGTTTCAGGATCTGTCACTTCTCGGGATACCCTTTCGATGGATAGCCTTAAACCGTTGCGATAACCATGGTTACTACCACGGTTGATAATGACGCTATTTCCTGCCACATCAGCCACCAAACCAGAGGTGTTGGGGGAAACTCTGCCAATGGCGGATAATTCGGTTTGTCTGGAGTCCATTTGTTGGATTACTTCTCGGATAGCGTCACGGGTAGCGACGGTTAGTAATGTACCGTCATTGTTGGTGGCGGTGCCTAGGTTGACACCACGGATTCTAACATCTCCATCTACCTGAGAAACTTCTGCTTGTCCTTCTGCACTCATGACAATTTCCCCTGTGGTACTATTAATGACACGAGTATTGAGAGTAACTAGGGCTTTTTTGGTTTGATTACCAAGGCTAAAGCCGAATAGTCCAAAGCCTGTACCCCTTTCTTGTAGGTCAAACTGGGTAATGGAACCGACCATAATCAATTCTGCACCTAGTAAACGCCCTATTTGGGCGGCTGTACCGGGATCTACTAAACCACTGTCTGCCAATCCTTGTTCATTGAGAATATCATCAAGGCGACTACGTTCAATGACACGATATTTTCTGGTATCAACTAATTCTCCTACTACTACATCGCTTACTCCTCTGGCGGCACCATCGATGAGGTTTAGGTTTCTGGCATTACTCAGACTGCTATAGTCAAAGTCCATGACAGCGATGGTTAATCTTTCTTGATTGTTTTGGGCGAGGAGGTTTTGGCTGGGCTTACTGTGCGCTGCTGCAATAAATGGGCTAATACTTACGGTTAACATTGATATACCCATGAGGCTAGATGCGATCGCCATGGGAACCACTTTACTATATTTTTTTTTATTCATAGTCATGACCACTTGGTTCTATAAGTTTTATATTTAACCTGTTCTTTTAAATTATAACAGTCATTATTGCGACGTTTAAAAATATTAATAGTTCCCGAAAAATTGTCAAAAATTATTATCTAACAAGATATGAAATATCACTTTTAAGTAATTTTAAAATATATTATATTTTAGATAATGGAGCGTATACCTTTATTAATTTTTTGATTATCTTTTTGATACCGAGGAATAATATGAATATGAGTGTGCATTACTTTTTGCCCTCCTGCTTTATCAACGTTAAAACCTATGTTAAAGCCATCTGGACTATATACTTTTGTTAGTATCTTTTGAACAAAATTGACCATTTGCCAACAGTTTTTTTGATACTCTAAGGGTAGCTCAAAATAGTTGGAGCAGTGTATTTTTGGGATGATTAAACTATGTCCTTTGGTCAGGGGATAACCGTCTTTGATTGCATAACTAAAATTAGATTCTGTGATTAATTCTAATTTTGGATAGGGATTACAAAATATACAATATTCTTTTTTTCTTTTAATTTGATTGTAAGGAGTGTATTGATATATTTCGCAAAATTCATCTTTATATAATGATTCAAAGGTTAGGTTTACTATTCTTTGATAGGTTGGTTTTTTATGAATATAATGGGTTCTATATCCTTCTTTTTTTAAGTCTCTTCTCACGGCAAAATATGCCTTCCCTGATGGTTTTAGGATATGGGCGATCGCCATTATGACATCTTCTTGATCTTCAGGAAATAAGACATTTAAGACATAGAAACAAATGATTGTATCGAATTTATGTTGGGGATAATCAGGAAAATAATGGGGATCGTAACCAGTGATATCAATATTTTTTTCTCTCAATTTTCTAACATCATTACCAAAACCGCAACCAAAGTCTAAAACTTTCCCATGTAATAGTTTTTTGTTTAATAAATATCGAGCGGGAAATGATAAATATTTTCTTTCTATGGCAGTTAAATGACTATATTTATTTTCCTTTTGACCATCCATTTTTATGTATAAATTTTATCTATTGATTATTTTCTAGTAAAACGTAATGTTTCAATGGATTGTGCTGTTAAAAATAAGCCTAAAATAATGTAGCTGAAAAAGATAATTAAACTGGATGTACTAAAGATACCTTGGACAAATTCTTCATAACTTTTTAAGACTGATAATTGATTAATAAATTGTCCGATTGGATTTTGTACATTATTAGTTAAAGCGTCCAAAATCGAAATAAAGATGACCAATACAAAGGTAATAATTGCAGAGAATATTGTGCTGTCGGTGAGGGAAGAAATAAACATCCCTAATGATAAAATGGCACTAGCAAGAAGGATTAAGCCAATATGGGCTAATAAAGGTACAGCAGGAGGAATGGGGGGATTTGAAGTGCTAAAGGCGATCGCCTCATACAACAAAATAGGTATAATCATGGTGATGTAAAATACCACTACCCCCAACAATTTACCCAAAGCCAGTACCCAGTTAAAAATGGGTGAAGTGGCTAAAAGTTCAATGGTTCCCCTCTTTCTTTCTTCGGAATATAAACCCATGGAAAGCATCGGTAAAAGAAAAATGGTAATAGAACCCATAATACCAAAAAATACTTGGATAAATTCGTAAGGGACATCCCTAGGGGTTGCGTTGCCTAATTGTTCTTGTAAAGCGACATTTTGAATAATTCCCTCCTCACTAAAGAGAATAAACAGAAAAAAGATACCTGATACTAGCCAAAAAATACTAGCAATGGTCAGAGCCAAAGGAGAATTAAAGTAGCCCTGTAATTCCTTTTGAAAAATAGCAATTATATTACTGATAATTTTCATAAAAATAAGCAAAAAGTAAATTTATTAATGTTATTTTGTCATTTTTTAAAAGTTATAAAATCATTAAAATTTTGATATTTATAGCTCCCTAAATTATGTATATTTAGTCATAAAAACTAATAATGGCGTTAGCTACTTCTTGAACTTTATCCTCTGATAATTCGGGATAGATAGGTAAACTTAACACCTCATAAGCTAACTGAGTGGAGATAGGATTAGGAGTATATTGTCCTTTATAAACAGGTAATTGATCTTGGGGAATGGGATAATAAATCATGCTACCAATACCCTTATCCGCCAGATATGCTTTTAATTCGTCTCTTCGACCATTATCAACCCTAATGGTATATTGATGGAACACATGACCATCAGAGAAGGAGGGAACAACAATAGATTTAAGATTACCTAACAATTGATTATATTTACGGGCAATATTTTGTCTAGCTTGATTCCAATCTTTAATATAGTTTAGTTTTACTCTGAGGATGGTTGCTTGTATACTATCAAGACGGGAGTTATACCCGAGCATTTCGTTATGATAGTTCTTTTTCGCTCCATGTACCCTCAACATTCGGGCTAATTCGGCAATATCATCATCGTTAGTGGTAATCATGCCTCCGTCTCCATAGGCACCGAGGTTTTTGGTAGGGTAAAAGGAAAAAGCACCTATATCACCTATACCACCGACATACTTCCCTTCAATACTATTACGTTGAGCATCACTGCATTTTTGTTCACAACCTAAACAATCCCCATAATATTTTGCCCCAAAGGCTTGGGCGCAGTCTTCAATAATTTTTAATCCATATTCTTCTGCAATTTCCTTGATTTGTGCCATTTTTGCAGGTTGTCCATAAAGATGCACTGGCAGAATGGCTTTGGTTTTCGGGGTAATTTTTTCCTTGATACTTTCAGGGTTGATATTAAAACTATCTTCTTCTATGTCAGCAAAAATCGGTTTTGCACCCACAAGGCTGATGGATTCGGCAGTGGCATAAAAAGAAAAAGAAGTAGTAATAACCTCATCCCCTTCTCCAATATTCAACGCTCTTAGGGCAATAAGTAGTGCATCTGTACCAGAGTTTACCCCGATCGCATGGTTAACGCCCAAAAAACTAGCAATTTCTTGTTCTAATTTTTGCACTTCTGGACCAAGTACAAATTGAGTAGATTCTAGCACAAGGGCGATCGCCCCATCAATCTCAGATTTAAGTTGTTGGTATTGCAGTTGTAAATCAAGAATAGGAATTTTCATGAACAGTTGAATATTAAAGACATAATAATTTTATATCAAGTTAGGATAAACGCTTATGACAAACCCCCTCAAAATAGCAATACTCAAGGGGCAAAACATATTTGCAAAAAGAATCAGCACCACATACCACAAAACTATTCGCCATTTTCAGGAGTCTCAGGGGTGATAGGTACCTCACTAGGAGGATTTTGTTGTTCTTCCAAACCCTGCCTAATAATCCCTAAAACCTCCTGATAACGCTCATCTTCAGGATGGACTTCCGCCAACTTCTCCATATGAGGTAAAGCCCCCTGTAAATCACCTCGTTGTAAATTTAATTCCACCAATCTTTCTAAGGCAAAACGATTTTCAGGCTCATCATCTATCACCGACTGATAACCAGCGATTTCCCTTTCAATTTGAGAATCCATCAAATCATCCCCCCCCGGAGTTTCATTACCCGTAGAAACAGGTGTCTGAGGATTAATAATCATATTAACCACCGCAGAAACAGAAAAGAAAACAAACGCCAATCCAGAAACAATGATTAAAACTTTTTTTAAAATACCTTTATTCTTTTTTTTAGTCGCCATAAATAATAATTAATGTAGATAATCAAATATAAATATTCCCAAACCAAAAGTAACAGAAGCAATAAAAACCATCAGAGCAATATTTTTGAAACCATCGATTTTTTTTTCCTGCAAATCAAAATGAAGTAAAATGCTAGAAGAAGTCACCACCAGAATATCTGCAAAATAACCAAAATAACAGAAGATAACAACTAATAGAATAGACCAAAACAAAATTGCCACAAAAGCCTTTAAATCAG
The sequence above is a segment of the Cyanobacterium stanieri PCC 7202 genome. Coding sequences within it:
- a CDS encoding phenylalanyl-tRNA synthetase, alpha subunit (PFAM: tRNA synthetases class II core domain (F); Aminoacyl tRNA synthetase class II, N-terminal domain~TIGRFAM: phenylalanyl-tRNA synthetase, alpha subunit~COGs: COG0016 Phenylalanyl-tRNA synthetase alpha subunit~InterPro IPR006195:IPR004188:IPR002319:IPR004529~KEGG: cyh:Cyan8802_2477 phenylalanyl-tRNA synthetase, alpha subunit~PFAM: phenylalanyl-tRNA synthetase class IIc; aminoacyl tRNA synthetase class II domain protein~SPTR: Phenylalanyl-tRNA synthetase, alpha subunit;~TIGRFAM: phenylalanyl-tRNA synthetase, alpha subunit), with amino-acid sequence MATEIEIQLQTLEQEAQSAIAHSDNLKKLEELRVAYLGKKGELSLILKGMGKLAPEMRPVIGAVANQIKEKIQDSLSQQQETLQKQQIQAQIASETIDVTMPGVSKPLGKSHPLQSTIDRVIDIFVGLGYTVAQGPQIESDYYNFEALNTPPEHPARDMQDTFYFGDGSLLRTHTSSVQIRYMEQNEPPIRIIAPGRVYRRDTVDATHSAVFHQIEVLAIGKNLTFTDLKGTIKEFLRQMFGDDLPTVFRASYFPFTEPSAEVDVQWQGKWLEVMGCGMVDPNVLKAVGYDPEEYSGFAAGLGVERFAMILHKIDDIRRLYNSDLRFLNQF
- a CDS encoding FHA modulated glycosyl transferase/transpeptidase (PFAM: Penicillin binding protein transpeptidase domain; Transglycosylase; FHA domain~COGs: COG0744 Membrane carboxypeptidase (penicillin-binding protein)~InterPro IPR000253:IPR001264:IPR001460~KEGG: cyc:PCC7424_3011 FHA modulated glycosyl transferase/transpeptidase~PFAM: glycosyl transferase family 51; Forkhead-associated protein; penicillin-binding protein transpeptidase~PRIAM: Peptidoglycan glycosyltransferase~SMART: Forkhead-associated protein~SPTR: FHA modulated glycosyl transferase/transpeptidase), giving the protein MGKKPASPPTIDKMVTGVLQTIQAQFNLPRLKKDVAVPKIKLKNGSSGRVHEYPLLGERYIIGRNKNSCDIILPNPIISQIHCAVEKDKKTNRFRVRDLQSTNGIYFGKKRYQSVTLRHNDRVTLGPPELEDVIELYFDKPPSKLLLILRYALFGSTGVLLLICAIVVIAWSRYTVYPMPQGNTGATVVYGEDGVTPLAPRISSPHRELDRLSDFSPYLRQALIASEDTRYYWHFGVDPLGVVRAVLINRGDSGIRQGASTLTQQLARSLYPEVGRENTLGRKVREMIVATKLEAVYSKDEIMRAYLNRVYLGINLYGFEDAARFYFGKSARDVSIEEAAALVAILPAPNAYNPVQDYDTALGLRNRVINRMLSLRMISEDEASSARRSRIEITPEARETLSNIIAPYFYSYVFDEVRMLLGADLLQEGDFIIETGLNFNYQREAEGTLKDYINSHGSQYRFGQGAIATINSKTGEIVALVGGKDFQESQFNRATQAQRQAASTFKLFPYTAALEAGISPNKTYSCAALQWQGVQFRPCNNFSGPIDMYQGMALSENAVALRIAQDVGLQNVVATAKKMGINSPLNAVPGLALGQSEVNVLEMTGAYATIPNQGVWNRPHAIKVIRDGRDCENVDQPTTCREVYRFNQGGHESTSAITPQVAQTMHQMLQRVVTSGTGRSASLGRGEGGKTGTNSQGIDLWFIGYSPQDDLTTGVWLGNDDNSPTRGSSGQAALLWGNYMKKLL
- a CDS encoding adenine phosphoribosyltransferase (PFAM: Phosphoribosyl transferase domain~TIGRFAM: adenine phosphoribosyltransferase~COGs: COG0503 Adenine/guanine phosphoribosyltransferase and related PRPP-binding protein~InterPro IPR000836:IPR005764~KEGG: npu:Npun_R0884 adenine phosphoribosyltransferase~PFAM: phosphoribosyltransferase~SPTR: Adenine phosphoribosyltransferase;~TIGRFAM: adenine phosphoribosyltransferase), translating into MDLKALIRDIPDFPKPGIMFRDITTLLRDSQGLTHVIDRLTHQCHSLDHKPDYIVGIESRGFIFAPALAYQLGAGFIPVRKKGKLPAQVHSIEYDLEYGTDTLEVHQDAVQEGARVMIVDDVIATGGTAKATSELLTRIGCDVVSFGFVVELRGLNGRSLLPDVPMVTLVEYD
- a CDS encoding membrane protease FtsH catalytic subunit (PFAM: FtsH Extracellular; Peptidase family M41; ATPase family associated with various cellular activities (AAA)~TIGRFAM: ATP-dependent metalloprotease FtsH~COGs: COG0465 ATP-dependent Zn protease~InterProIPR003960:IPR003959:IPR000642:IPR005936:IPR 003593~KEGG: syp:SYNPCC7002_A0349 ATP-dependent metalloprotease FtsH~PFAM: peptidase M41; AAA ATPase central domain protein~PRIAM: Microtubule-severing ATPase~SMART: AAA ATPase~SPTR: ATP-dependent metalloprotease, FtsH family;~TIGRFAM: ATP-dependent metalloprotease FtsH) — its product is MKTPWRTILLWAIPFLVVGFFLWQGSFAPNNMSDTGNTASTRMTYGRFLEYIDKGRVSSVDLYEGGRTAIVEAIDPELRQVQRLRVDLPGSSPELISKLRESGITFDSHPLRNEGAIWGILGNLVFPVLLIASLFFLFRRSSNMPGGPGQAMNFGKSKARFQMDAKTGIKFDDVAGIDEAKEELQEVVTFLKQPEKFTAVGARIPKGVLLVGPPGTGKTLLAKAIAGEAGVPFFSISGSEFVEMFVGVGASRVRDLFKKAKENAPCLIFIDEIDAVGRQRGAGIGGGNDEREQTLNQLLTEMDGFEGNTGIIVIAATNRADVLDSALMRPGRFDRQVMVDPPDFKGRLGVLDVHARNKKLSSEVSIEAIARRTPGFSGADLANLLNEAAILTARRRKPEITMSEIDDAVDRVIAGMEGTPLVDSKSKRLIAYHEVGHAIVGTLLKDHDPVQKVTLIPRGQAQGLTWFTPNEEQGLTTKAQLMARIAGAMGGRAAEEEIFGDDEVTTGAGGDLQQVTGMARQMVTRFGMSDMGPLSLEGQGGEVFLGGGFMNRAEYSEESASRIDDQIRMIAEHGHKLARQIVRDNREVIDRLVDLLIERETIDGEEFRQIVAEYTEVPEKEQFIPQL